One Bradyrhizobium sp. CCGB12 genomic window carries:
- the kdpB gene encoding potassium-transporting ATPase subunit KdpB — MDTMKLQKRAPMSAMLDPKIVVPAIRASFAKLDPRLMVKNPVMFVVEVVAALTTVIFLRDIVTGGANLGFTFQIILWLWFTVLFANFAEAVAEGRGKAQAESLRKTRTESQAKLLSGAGQEFKLVPGTSLKVGDVVLVEAGDTIPSDGEVIEGVASVNEAAITGESAPVIRESGGDRSAVTGGTQVLSDWIRVRITAAQGSTFIDRMIKLVEGAERQKTPNEIALNILLAGLTIIFVFATVTIPSYAAYAGGSISVVVLVALFVTLIPTTIGALLSAIGIAGMDRLVRFNVLAMSGRAVEAAGDVDTLLLDKTGTITLGNRQATAFRPVRGVTEQELADAAQLASLADETPEGRSIVVLAKEKYGIRGRDMAELGATFIPFTAQTRMSGVDAGGSSVRKGAVDAMLNYVGGGAPLTVASGNTARAIQPAGLSDLGREIQAIADEISKAGGTPLAVARDGKLLGVIQLKDIVKGGIRERFAELRRMGIRTIMITGDNPMTAAAIAAEAGVDDFLAQATPEDKLKLIRDEQAKGKLVAMCGDGTNDAPALAQADVGVAMNTGTQAAREAGNMVDLDSNPTKLIEVVEIGKQLLMTRGALTTFSIANDVAKYFAIIPAMFLAFYPQLNVLNIMSLSSPQSAILSAIIFNALVIIALIPLALKGVAYRAVGAGALLRRNLLVYGLGGIVIPFIGIKAIDLVVTALHLA; from the coding sequence ATGGATACGATGAAACTGCAAAAGCGCGCGCCGATGTCGGCAATGCTCGATCCGAAGATCGTGGTGCCGGCGATCCGGGCATCCTTCGCCAAGCTCGACCCGCGGCTCATGGTCAAGAACCCCGTGATGTTCGTGGTCGAGGTCGTGGCCGCGCTCACCACGGTGATCTTCCTGCGTGACATCGTCACCGGCGGCGCGAACCTCGGCTTCACCTTCCAGATCATCCTCTGGCTCTGGTTCACGGTGCTGTTCGCCAACTTCGCTGAAGCGGTGGCCGAAGGGCGCGGCAAGGCGCAAGCCGAATCGCTGCGCAAGACGCGCACCGAAAGCCAGGCCAAGCTGCTGAGCGGGGCCGGCCAGGAGTTCAAGCTCGTGCCCGGCACCAGCCTGAAGGTCGGTGACGTCGTGCTGGTCGAAGCGGGCGATACCATTCCCTCCGACGGCGAGGTGATCGAGGGTGTCGCCTCCGTCAACGAGGCTGCCATCACCGGCGAATCCGCGCCCGTGATCCGCGAGTCCGGCGGTGACCGCTCGGCGGTAACAGGCGGCACGCAGGTGCTGTCGGACTGGATCCGCGTGCGCATCACCGCCGCGCAGGGTTCGACCTTCATTGATCGCATGATCAAGCTGGTCGAGGGCGCGGAGCGGCAGAAGACGCCGAACGAGATCGCGCTCAACATCCTCCTGGCCGGGCTGACCATCATCTTCGTGTTCGCCACCGTCACCATTCCGAGCTACGCGGCCTATGCCGGCGGCTCGATCTCGGTGGTCGTGCTGGTCGCGCTGTTCGTGACGCTGATCCCGACCACCATCGGCGCGCTCTTGTCGGCTATCGGCATCGCCGGCATGGACCGCCTGGTGCGCTTTAACGTGCTGGCCATGTCCGGCCGCGCGGTCGAGGCTGCAGGCGACGTCGACACGCTGCTGCTGGATAAGACCGGCACCATCACCCTCGGCAACCGGCAGGCGACCGCCTTCCGTCCCGTGCGCGGCGTCACAGAGCAGGAACTCGCGGATGCGGCCCAGCTTGCTTCGCTCGCTGACGAGACGCCGGAGGGCCGCTCCATCGTCGTGCTGGCGAAGGAGAAATACGGTATCCGCGGCCGCGACATGGCCGAGCTGGGTGCGACATTCATCCCCTTCACGGCGCAGACCCGCATGAGCGGCGTCGATGCCGGCGGCTCGTCGGTGCGCAAGGGCGCGGTCGATGCGATGCTCAACTATGTCGGGGGCGGCGCGCCGCTGACTGTCGCCTCCGGCAACACCGCCCGTGCCATTCAGCCCGCCGGGCTGTCGGACCTTGGCCGCGAGATCCAGGCGATCGCCGATGAGATCTCGAAGGCCGGCGGCACGCCGCTCGCAGTCGCCAGGGACGGCAAGCTGCTTGGCGTCATCCAGCTCAAGGACATCGTCAAGGGCGGCATCCGCGAGCGCTTCGCCGAGCTTCGCCGCATGGGCATCCGCACCATCATGATCACCGGCGACAACCCGATGACCGCGGCCGCGATCGCGGCGGAGGCCGGCGTCGACGACTTCCTGGCGCAGGCAACGCCCGAGGACAAGTTGAAGCTGATCCGCGACGAGCAGGCCAAGGGCAAGCTGGTCGCCATGTGCGGCGACGGCACCAACGACGCCCCCGCGCTTGCCCAGGCCGACGTCGGCGTCGCCATGAACACCGGCACCCAGGCCGCCCGCGAGGCCGGTAACATGGTGGACCTCGATTCCAACCCCACCAAGCTGATCGAGGTGGTCGAGATCGGCAAGCAGCTGCTGATGACACGCGGCGCGCTGACGACCTTCTCGATCGCCAATGACGTTGCCAAGTACTTTGCGATCATCCCGGCGATGTTCCTGGCGTTCTACCCGCAGCTCAACGTGCTCAACATCATGAGCCTGTCGAGCCCGCAGAGCGCCATCCTGTCGGCGATCATCTTCAACGCGCTTGTCATCATCGCGCTGATTCCGCTCGCGCTGAAGGGCGTTGCCTATCGCGCGGTCGGTGCCGGCGCTCTGCTCCGCCGCAACCTCTTGGTCTACGGCCTCGGCGGTATCGTCATTCCCTTCATCGGCATCAAGGCGATCGACCTCGTGGTGACCGCCTTGCACCTGGCTTGA
- a CDS encoding K(+)-transporting ATPase subunit C, which translates to MLREIRPAIVLLLALTAITGLAYPLAMTAIAGTLFPVQAQGSLIERDGKVIGSALIGQEFKDDKYFHGRPSATLAPDPNDSTKTISAPYNAANSGGSNLGPTSKALADRLKEDVDRLKAENPNAAVPVDLVTTSASGLDPDISPEAAQFQVPRVAKARRMSEDQLKQLVIANTKGRLFGLLGEPRVNVLALNLALDRSAAK; encoded by the coding sequence ATGCTCAGAGAAATCCGTCCCGCCATCGTCCTGCTGCTGGCGCTTACCGCTATCACGGGCCTTGCCTACCCACTCGCGATGACCGCCATTGCCGGCACGTTGTTTCCCGTGCAGGCGCAGGGCAGCCTGATCGAACGGGACGGCAAGGTGATCGGCTCCGCCCTGATCGGGCAGGAGTTCAAGGACGACAAATATTTCCACGGCCGCCCCTCGGCGACGCTGGCGCCGGACCCGAATGACTCGACCAAGACGATTTCGGCACCCTACAACGCCGCTAACTCGGGTGGCTCCAACCTCGGCCCGACCAGCAAGGCGCTGGCCGACCGGCTGAAGGAAGATGTAGATAGGCTGAAGGCCGAGAACCCGAACGCGGCGGTGCCGGTCGACCTGGTCACCACGTCGGCCAGCGGCCTCGACCCGGACATTTCGCCGGAAGCGGCACAATTCCAGGTGCCGCGCGTGGCGAAGGCGCGCCGGATGTCGGAGGATCAGCTCAAGCAGCTCGTGATCGCCAACACCAAAGGCCGCCTGTTCGGCCTGCTCGGCGAACCCCGGGTTAACGTTCTGGCGCTGAACCTTGCGCTGGATCGCTCCGCCGCCAAGTAG